A part of Methanomassiliicoccales archaeon genomic DNA contains:
- a CDS encoding dihydrolipoyl dehydrogenase: MKEYDLIVVGSGAGLSLASRARQKDMKVALVENGPLGGTCLNRGCIPSKILTYPAEIVRTIQNAWSIGVNARVESTDFNLVKKRMWDLILPDRKGIEEGIKRDHGIALYHTTGTFVGPFTMKVDDETIKAPRIVIACGVRSQIPEIPGLKENGFLLSETIFDIVKLPKSMVILGGGYKACEFGHFLSAFGVDVTIIGHNPFLLPREEPEVSEMMLAKAMGYMKVHVNKEVTEVRKGPNGKMVIFRDRSTKEFGEATAEEILVTTGVVSNADTLNLPSTGVQLDTKGYVVVDQYLETTQPGIWAMGDVIGRTMFRHTANYHVDVVWRNMFSKNKTPVDEHAVPHAVFAYPEVASVGMTLEDARRKGIKVLVGRADYFDTAKGYAMNEKDGFVKVIVEANTYKILGASIIGPHASILLQSLVYLMNAGDQTFIPIAKSQTIHPALSEVVVNAFGNLEDPDHVHG, translated from the coding sequence ATGAAGGAATACGATCTCATCGTTGTCGGCTCAGGTGCAGGGTTGTCCCTCGCGAGCCGCGCCAGGCAGAAAGATATGAAGGTCGCATTGGTCGAGAACGGTCCCCTTGGTGGGACCTGTCTTAACAGAGGTTGCATCCCGAGCAAGATCTTGACATACCCAGCAGAGATTGTCAGGACCATTCAGAATGCTTGGAGCATAGGTGTCAATGCGAGGGTCGAAAGTACTGACTTTAATCTTGTCAAGAAAAGGATGTGGGACCTCATACTTCCGGATAGGAAAGGGATCGAAGAAGGCATCAAGAGAGATCATGGGATTGCCCTTTACCACACCACAGGGACCTTCGTAGGCCCATTCACTATGAAGGTGGATGATGAGACCATAAAGGCCCCTAGGATCGTGATCGCTTGTGGCGTCAGGAGCCAAATACCCGAGATTCCAGGTCTTAAGGAAAACGGATTCCTCCTCTCTGAGACTATATTTGATATTGTCAAGCTCCCAAAAAGCATGGTGATCCTTGGAGGGGGATACAAAGCCTGTGAGTTTGGGCATTTCCTTTCGGCGTTCGGCGTCGATGTGACCATAATCGGTCATAATCCTTTCCTGCTCCCCAGGGAGGAACCTGAGGTAAGCGAAATGATGTTGGCCAAGGCCATGGGATATATGAAGGTCCATGTGAACAAAGAGGTGACCGAGGTAAGGAAGGGCCCGAACGGCAAGATGGTCATATTCCGTGATCGTTCGACAAAGGAGTTTGGGGAGGCGACAGCAGAAGAGATACTGGTGACGACAGGCGTTGTCAGCAATGCAGATACCTTGAACCTGCCATCTACAGGTGTTCAGCTAGACACCAAAGGATATGTTGTCGTTGACCAGTATCTTGAGACAACACAGCCAGGCATATGGGCCATGGGGGACGTAATAGGAAGGACAATGTTCAGACATACCGCCAACTACCATGTGGATGTTGTCTGGAGGAACATGTTCTCGAAGAACAAGACGCCCGTCGATGAGCACGCCGTTCCGCACGCGGTGTTCGCTTATCCAGAGGTAGCCTCGGTTGGCATGACCTTGGAAGATGCAAGAAGAAAAGGCATCAAGGTGCTGGTTGGAAGGGCAGACTATTTTGACACGGCCAAAGGTTATGCGATGAACGAAAAGGACGGGTTTGTCAAGGTCATCGTCGAGGCCAATACCTATAAGATTCTGGGGGCCAGCATAATCGGCCCTCATGCATCGATATTGCTCCAATCATTGGTATATCTGATGAACGCAGGAGACCAGACCTTCATCCCGATAGCTAAAAGTCAGACGATCCATCCCGCATTGTCCGAGGTCGTGGTCAACGCATTTGGAAATCTTGAAGATCCAGATCACGTTCATGGATGA
- a CDS encoding PHP domain-containing protein: MGRDGKDVKRTLSRADVHVHTKYSGIGEYGVLRFPESISNPEDVVKIARQGGIDVVCITDHNSIQGALRASKFARRYDDVHVVIGEEISTLQGEVIGLFLNEEIPLGLTAEETVDRIKAQDGLVIAPHPFSYHVPAIGRMIDELCVDGIEVINGGHIDGPSNVRAMERSKCGKWAKVAGSDAHSLQQIGCAYTLFEGEGPEDFRKSIIAKRTEVRGQPFPLRLGVSWSIGIVLASDKLMLESLFGVLSGSEDDPIASKVNKMTVDEKVVALFGSLIFFTPPVPFLAAVASKAVMRKKEERKHKLEKMQQRRIKGKTGPHP; this comes from the coding sequence ATGGGCAGGGATGGGAAGGACGTGAAAAGAACATTGAGCAGAGCAGATGTTCACGTCCACACGAAATATTCGGGGATCGGGGAGTATGGGGTCCTTAGGTTCCCAGAGTCCATCTCGAACCCTGAAGATGTGGTGAAGATAGCCCGTCAAGGAGGCATAGATGTTGTCTGCATCACGGATCACAACAGCATACAAGGGGCCCTCAGGGCAAGTAAGTTCGCCAGACGTTATGATGACGTCCATGTGGTCATCGGGGAAGAGATCAGTACCCTACAAGGAGAGGTCATAGGCCTATTCCTCAATGAGGAAATACCGCTTGGTCTGACCGCAGAGGAGACCGTCGACAGGATCAAGGCCCAGGACGGGCTCGTCATCGCTCCCCATCCTTTCAGCTATCATGTACCAGCTATCGGGAGGATGATCGACGAACTATGCGTTGACGGCATCGAGGTCATCAACGGAGGGCATATCGATGGTCCATCGAACGTGAGGGCCATGGAGCGTTCAAAATGCGGAAAGTGGGCGAAGGTAGCTGGCTCCGACGCTCACTCTCTCCAGCAGATAGGATGCGCATACACCTTGTTCGAAGGGGAAGGTCCTGAGGATTTCAGAAAATCCATCATCGCCAAAAGAACGGAGGTACGAGGTCAGCCCTTCCCTCTGAGGTTGGGTGTCTCATGGAGCATAGGGATCGTACTGGCCTCTGACAAGTTGATGCTGGAATCGTTATTCGGGGTCCTCAGCGGTTCAGAGGATGATCCCATAGCATCGAAGGTCAATAAGATGACCGTTGACGAAAAGGTCGTCGCTCTTTTTGGTTCCTTGATATTTTTCACTCCCCCCGTGCCATTCTTGGCAGCGGTCGCCAGTAAAGCGGTCATGAGAAAGAAGGAAGAGAGGAAGCACAAGCTTGAGAAGATGCAGCAGCGCAGGATAAAGGGGAAGACCGGCCCTCATCCATGA
- a CDS encoding desulfoferrodoxin FeS4 iron-binding domain-containing protein translates to MTKVGETYVCDICGNTVEVKRSGLGTLVCCGQPMRRV, encoded by the coding sequence ATGACCAAGGTTGGAGAGACCTATGTATGCGATATATGTGGTAACACGGTCGAGGTAAAAAGGTCAGGTCTTGGCACGCTTGTATGCTGTGGCCAGCCAATGAGGAGGGTCTGA